The sequence below is a genomic window from Lolium perenne isolate Kyuss_39 chromosome 4, Kyuss_2.0, whole genome shotgun sequence.
AACAAGGGTTGATACTTGAGTAGCTCGCATACAGTGGTAACTACATTTTTGGGACACAAATATCATCGTTGGTTGCTATTGGTAACATAATATATTGCCATTTAAAAAAATATCTAATGTATATCTATGTATTTTCAGGACAatacacatatatcttctataggtatTCTCAATATACCGCAGCAAAGCGCGGGAAATTATCTAGTTTTATAAATGGATGCGCCTACACCATGTCCACTAAATCCGTGTCGGCTAGTCTTATACTGTGTCAATATAAATGTTAGACGTCGCCGTTGAAGATCCACCCCAGGCTATATACGCAGCCATATCCACGGGAATCGTGTATCGTTCAAGTAGTATAGATTTTTCATTTACAAGTACAGCAGCTAGCTAGCCTCTCGTGATCAAGTTGGATCAGCAAGTGCAACTGTCCATCGTAGTGTCAGTCTCGGGTGGATTCAGTATGGATGCGGTGACTCGATCGCTATGTGGCGGGGCGCTCGAACCACACACGCACCATTGCAGCTGATTGTGCTACTCTTGCACGTTTTCTTCGTGCTAAGAATTAAAGTTCAGCTGCCGAGATAGTTTTACTACCCCACGATTCGTAGTAGCAGAGAGTACAGTACGCTCTGAGAATGCAGGTCGCCCACGCACGCGGGTTCCATACATATAAGGGTTTCAACTCTATTAAAGAATATTTTCACACTAAACTCAAAACTCACATTCCAAGTTATTTCTGCTGGATAACTAAATAGTAAAACCACGATTGGTACCAACAAACATGTGAAACTTCAAAATTGTAGATGCAGTAATCAACGCAAAAAGGTAGCATAGCAGTGCATTACAACATTCATAACTAAAAAGATGATCGGAATTCGCCGTAATTATCAATCGGTTATGGATGAAGTAGTCATCTATGCAGAGGTGACATTGTTAACAACTACGTTGCTGAAGATTGGTTGAAGCAGACGACGACAGTGATCGGTACATAGTAGAGTCGCAAATAGTATTGGACGTCAGGTGTGGCTTCTCTTCAGATATCCTGATCGATGGTTCATATATGCCAACGAAAACCAATAAATGGCCACCGATTtatcaaaaaataaataaaaaccaggccAGCCCTCGGCAATATACAAGACCACACGGCGAGTAGCGGGGAACACCGGCTAGGTCGCCGGTGAGCACCCAGGGTGCTCCTGTTAATTGCAGATGTAAGCATTCCATTGGCCATTGCTTGTTTGTTATGTCGAGAAATATGAGCTAGCAGCGACACGTACCTTACCAAAACTCATAATTATGTTGCTGATTGGAGATTCTCTCTGTTTTATTGTTTGCAGTGGATTGTACTCATCTTATATATATTTAAATGATGTGTCTATGTCTCAATTGACTGAGATTTCCTTAAGTCTTAGTCACcttagaaaagtgcaactgcagttaaagaaaagtgcaactcggtccAGTTGCATTTTTCTGGCAAAAaaatgcaattgcacttttttaacagaaaagtacaactcaaagcacttttttgtaagcgacttagacttaagaaaatctcagttgactgagatatAGCAAAACCGTATATAAATTCTGCCTTCTATAGAAAGTTATTGTACACTTCGGCCTACTCCTAAAAAAAGAAGTATTTTGTTGCTTGTTTCATCTAGAGAAATATAACATGCTGCAACCCGCATGTATCGGTCGGAAACTCACAATACTAGGAAAAGCCTTATTGTCGGCGCACCAAAAacggctattgccggcgcaccacagcCCGTCGGTGGGAACAGGCTGGTGGTAAtgagttaccgccggcgcaccagctggtgcgccagcagtaacatgaattatccccggcgaaccaggcctggtgcgccggcggtacgttttttcgaaattcaaaaaaaaagcccgatccagatctagatctagctcggGTTCATCTAGCTCGGGTCCTCGAAAACAGGCGTCGTGCTTCGCCATGTCGTCGTTGACGCGCcggtgtaggaggaggaggagaatgaggccggaggtggtggtttaggaggaggaggaggaggaggaggaggaggaggaggatgaggccggaggtggtggtggaggagggggagaagatagccggaggtggaggtggtgaaGAGAAGGCCGGAGATGGAGGTAGAGtcccgaggtggaggaggaggaggaggaggaggaggtcactggagtaggaggaggtcaccggagtagtaggaggaggaggtcgtTGGTGAGTATTGCAAGAAGAAGAGCAGGAGGGAAAGAGAAGAAGGGGGAGaagtgaggaaggagaagagggagGAGGGCCGGCCGGAATATATagtaattttttctttttttcacccaaatcttaaacctgaaaaaagtcctgtttctgttttccaattgacgaatccattttttttccaaacggccgtaggccgttgaattcggataggaaatttcgcgtagatagattttgatataaaaagtttttcatcggaggtcgtatgcaaccagaaatctcgttttaccgaaagatgacgcaattttgcataatatatcgaaattcatttttttcaaattttcattaaagctagattacataatacatgtgcagttcaaaggattttattttttgaattttctatcattttcttttatttttttttcaaaactgaaaaggcggTCCACGGGGGGTGGGGGTGGGGAGGGAAAATCATGGCagcccttaccgccggcgcaccatcaTGCTGCAGCACCGGTGGTTTTTCTCGATTTTTTTTTTGTCTGGTCTGGTCCCCTTCGAACTTTATCGCCGGCGCATCTTTTTgattgtgcgccggcagtaagacaccatcgccggcgcggcgacaTGTAGGTGCGCCGACACTATTTGCCACCGGCGTATGGATTTGCTGGTCCGCCGGTAGTGCTATTTCCATCtagaggccttttcctagtagtgtcatAATTTAGTTGCTGACTGAAGAATCTTCCCGTTTAATTGTTACGTCGATTTCCTTGCTTGGGGTATAACTGAAAGCTGCTAGTATGCAAGCTGGCTTCTCCTTCCGGTTTTATTAGTGTTCAGTTTCAGCACGACTGGATATTTTGTGTACTACTATTTCAAGTCGCCCACCACAATAACGTGCTACCGGGAGCATTTCATCTAGTCCGTTCTCGTCTTTCTGTTGCATTTTTCATTTTGAGAAAGAAAGTCTTCCTATTACATATCATTTACTTGTCAGCTCATGTTTTCCAACCGAAGGTGGATTTTATAACAGTGCTAGAGGTTGAGTTCGTTAGATGTCCATGGAACGAGTAAAGTAGTGGCTCATACCGCAATTCTATTAGTGCTAGGTCGACGCGGTGCTTAGTAGCCAAATCCAAAATTAAAGAAATATTTGGTATCGTTAGGTTCTAGCAAGTGGAGTCAATAACTATCATTAGGAGTTAGTTAATTAAGGTCAAATATATGGTTGCTGTCAACTGTCATCGATCGGTTCTTGTAGCTGTGTCGTGCGGTTGAGCTGTACATGATTGCATGATGAATCGCTCCCCCAGTAAGAATTTCAATTATTGATTCTGATATTAAACCAGCAACAGAGAGGCATGCCACTATGCACGAATGTGCTGCTTGCACACAAAACATGCTGGGTCCCAGTGCATTTGATAATGTACTTCTTCTGTTTCAAATTGTTGACTCAATTTTATCTACAATACATGTGTATCTCTATCAATATGTGTTTTATGGTGTAGATAAATGTATGTCTAAATAAATCTGATTCAATTAAAACAGACGGAATACATTTTTTAACTTACTCTATCCAATACTAGGAAAACCCTCATCCGTGGCGCAGGTTTTTAACTTTCTGTGCCGCATAttccgtgcgccacagaagaaACGCGACATAtatttatttttgtggcgcatatcTACATGCACCACAGAAgtttttctgtggcgcagcagGCAGGCATGCGCCGCataaaacttctgtggcgcacccagcaaTGGCGCGCCACTGAATTTTTTTAATTTAAAAAATGGCGGTCAGATCTTGATCTGCGGTAGCCGAAATTTTGtcggatttttttttgaaattttccgGAGGTGGGGGAGGAGGCCGGCCAGAGGTGGGAGAGGAGGGGTcgccgaaggaggaggaggaggaggaggaggtggtagtAGTGGtagtggtggtcgccggaggtggaggaggaggaggaggaggaggaggtcaccggaggaggacgaggaggagatggtggccaaaggaggaggaggaggaggaggtggttgtggtggtggtggtcgctggaggaggaggaggccgccggaggagggggaggaagccagaggaggaggaggtcgtcgggtgtgaaggaggaggaggtcgacgggtggtggaggaggtcgggtgtggaggagggagaagaagggaggaggaggagaaaagAGAGAGGGAGAAGGAGAAGGGCACCGCCGAATTGAAATTTCAGCCTAAGAATTCCGTGGCGCATGTGCGTTAGGTGAGTCCTAGATTTATTTTTCGAATTTTTTGTTTTTGCAGAAAAAAATCTTGACTTtgccgtaactttttactcttttcgaatttgcCAATTCTGTAAATTTCATAACAGACCACGTCCGTTGAATTTGGATGTAGAATTTTCTTCCGGTTATTTTGATATAATATTTTTTttagttcgtatgcaaccagaaatccagtttgaaGATCTCAtgacgcaattttgcaaaaaaaatcgaaattcatgtttgttaattttattaaaactagatgacataatacataggCACCTCGAAAGATTTGATTTTTCAAAATTTCTAtttatttcttttgtattttacaaatctAAAAAATCGATCGGGGGTTTACCCTACATCTACTTCGCACATTCCGTGGCGCATATGCCTACATGCGTCACAGAAAGTTGAACTTctgtgtgcgccacagaaagctgaACTTCTGtaacatatgcgccacagaaatgtggcTGCTGCTGTGAGGTGTGGATCCCCACacgaaattctgtggcgcatatgccaACCTGCGCCACAGAAGTCATGCGCCATAGACTTGCCTTTACCCATGTGCAGTACCGGATCCCACATGGGCCCCATAAAGTATCTGTGGCGCATCTGGCTAAATGCACCACATAAAGCGAGAATTATGTGGCGCATCACTGTTTGATGCGCTACAGAAGTTAAAAAATTGTGGAGCATATTAACCTATGCGTCACCAAAATATTTTTTGTGGAGCACGCACTTTTAGGTGTGTCACAGAATATATCCTACCTATAaaggttttcctagtagtgaccgACTCAACTTTGGTTTTTTGGGTTTTGTACTGATCGATGGAATAATTCTTTTTGTGGGGAACAATTACCTTGATGTGTCGCCAGAGATACAGATTGTAAGATGACTGCGCACTCATAATATGATTCCAACAATAGTAATAAGATTCACAAAGTGATCCTTGTAACAACAATTAACCTATTAGTGGCTTCTGCCAATGTATATGTTAACCTTCTGTGCCATCCGATTCTAGTGAAATCGATTTCCGGAAGGGCGTTTTATTTGTAGAAGAAATAAAACGACAAGTAGCCTCTTGTGATGAGGTTAGGAAAGTGCAGCTATCCATCGTGGCATCACTGTCATGGTGACCCACTGGATTCCAGCTCACAATTAAGTTCAGTTTGCCAATGTAAGTTTACTATAGTACATTTGATTCGAGTTGGCAATCGCACCAGTACTCGTTTCAAAAGAAAAATCTACAAAAAAATTGAATACTCATGGCTAAAAGTAAAACTTTCTCATATCAGAGAGGGCACAAAAAAATCTCAAGTGTATACTTTTTAAGAATAATAAATAATTTATGCACATGGCCATACTTTCATCTGATTTTCATCCCAAAAAATTTATCTTTGAACCTCCAACTTTAACAACTAAATAATTGGAAGTGCTCCCACTCTAATAAGTATTTTAAACTTCTGATCCACACTATTTAGCCAGCTACCAAATATGTTAGCAACACTACCTGATGGGTATAAGGTAAAACCTACTAGGATGTCccaccatatagatctagcaacaTTGCACTGGAAGAAGTGTTTAATATGCTCGTCATGATGATAAAATACACAATTTGTACTTCTATACCAATTATGTCTTATAATATCGTGTTTAGTGGCAGTTACTCCTCTTCAAAGATACTGTGCGAAAACCTTGTTCCCTGTGGGTTAGAGTCGTCTTATCTTTGAATTATGCTTCCTATAAGAATATGGTACGTCTCGACATACTCTCGAAAAAAGAGAGTATTTCATTGCTTGTTTGATCGGGAGTAATATAAGCAAGGAAGCTGCAATCGTGAAATGTCTTTGTCATGTGCATGGACCTCCCGTGCACATGATCATTCAGTATCAGTAGTGATAGATTGCGGAATATGATTGTATTGATATGCAGTAATTGGTGATTACATTGAGCCTCTTGGGCTGTTTATATAGTAGAGAAGACTTGGAGGGCAAGAAACCTAGTAGAGATAGATCTAggttacaatcataaactacctAATATAAGCTGGAGCGGGTGGCCGATATACGGGATTTTTACCGCGGTAGTTGGGGCTCGGACGCCATCAAGGAGGGGCCGTCGGTGGTGTAGCAGGGGTAGGCAGTAGCGGCAGGCGAAGCGCCGTGTGAAACACCTACGGAGAACGCGCGGCCTTGCGAGATTGATTCCGAGCTTCGAGTTGCAAAATAGATCACACTTCAGCGAAAGTTGGGTAAGGTTTCAGCAGCGGGATGAAGGCGACTTGCTTCTCAAATTTATCGCTGAGACCAACAAGAAGGGCGTTGATAAGGGTGCGGTCGTCGACGTGATCACCGAGTTCCCGAAGTTCGTCACCGATGGCCTTGATGCGTTGGCAGAAGACGGTGACGGGGGAGTCGCCTTGAGTGCTGGTGCGGAGCTCGATGTGAAGAGCGTTGACGCGCGAGTCGGAGTTGTCCTGAAAGAACTGCTGAAGAGCGACCCATAGTTGGGCAGCCGTGGCGTTGTCGGTGGAGACCAGGTTGAAGAGCTCGGTGGAAATCCTGGTGTAGATCCATTGAATGACGGTGAGGTCATCCTTGACCCAGTGTGGATCGGTGGGCCATGATGTCGAGACGAGGTTGATGTGATCGTGGAGACCGCAGCGACCGAGATGAACATGAAAGAGGTGGCACCAATGGTAAAATTTATGCTTGGAGAGATAGAGGACGATTGGGATGAACGGAGAGACGTCGGCGATCGTGTCGGCTAGGGTAAGTTGTGGGAGCTGTGAATTTTGTTGGGAATTTTGGTGGAGAGTAGAGGTAGTGGAAGAAGATAGATCGGCGccgacggcggcgcgcgccgacgGCTGTGGTCCAGAGTggacgcgacggcggcggcggcggagtggGCGGAGCCATCTAGGTGCGGAAAACCTAGGCGATAGATTGCCGAATATGATTGTATTGATATGCGGTAATCGGTAATTACATTGAGCCTCTTGGACTGTTTATATAGTAGAGAAGGCTTTGGAGGGCAAAAAGCCTACGAGAGATAGGCTCAATGTAATCACCAATTACTGCATATCAATACAATCATATTCCGCAATCTATCACTACTGATACTGAATGATCATGTGCACGGGAGGTCCATGCACAGGACAAAGACATTTCACGATTGCAGCTTCCTTGCTTATATTACTCCCGATCAAACAAGCAATGAAATACTCCCTAGTAGCCAGTCGCCGGTACGGTAATTATAATTTAGATCTATCTCTAGCAGTGAAACGCGGTGCCAACAATCCATATCgtaccggcgacgggcctcgctccgctcgtcagaagttagcctccctttagtatatgaatttggatcacaatataacaaactccaccttgagacaaattccatcttatagcatgaacttcaacaatctcctgaacaacaaagAAAAACACTTGATGGTGCCAACAACCACTTGGGAAAAAttgttataccaaccaagctcgagcaaaAATCAAACATGGAAACAGGAaactggctttgtcatcatatcagcaggattatcatgagtacttatcttgcataccttcaccttaccttgagcaacaatgtcgcgcacataatggtacttgatatcaatgtgctttgtcctcttaTGGAACATTTGATgtttagtaaggtatattgcactttgactgtcaAAAAACAAGTTAATGgaagaatcatctccacaaagctcagtaTACAAAtctttcaaccaaacagactctttgcaagcttcattaattgctatatattttGCTTCGGTCGTAGATTGGACAATAACAGGTTGTAACGTTGCTttccaactcacagcacatccaTCAACATTGAAcccataacctgtgagggatcttctcttatccaaatcggcagcaaaatctgaatccacatagcctacgAGCCCCTCACCGGTCTTGTCAAACTTTAAGGaagctttggatgtgccacgaaggtacctgaaaatccactgaatagctttccaatgttctttaccaggattagtcatgtatcgactgaccaaactcatagcatatgacaaaTCAGGGCGAGAATagaccatggcatacatcaaggaaccaacatgTACTCAATAGCTTCACCAGTACTAGGACATTACAATACTGACAATTTAAAGtgaggagcaataggtgtactaaCAAACTtcgcatcatgcatattaaaatgatgaagaactttctgaatgtagttttgctgactaagaaataacacactagattttctATCTCTTGTAATTTCaatacctagtattttctta
It includes:
- the LOC127347220 gene encoding uncharacterized protein, with the translated sequence MDTDTEMDSYTFLAKSLFDSNDLKAKRHEKYVMAYEILQLPQLTLADTIADVSPFIPIVLYLSKHKFYHWCHLFHVHLGRCGLHDHINLVSTSWPTDPHWVKDDLTVIQWIYTRISTELFNLVSTDNATAAQLWVALQQFFQDNSDSRVNALHIELRTSTQGDSPVTVFCQRIKAIGDELRELGDHVDDRTLINALLVGLSDKFEKQVAFIPLLKPYPTFAEV